The following DNA comes from Miscanthus floridulus cultivar M001 chromosome 5, ASM1932011v1, whole genome shotgun sequence.
aagctcctccttgacgtccgttaccgctcggcagagaacatggtcgccgagatgaacacggtccgcaagttcaactaactactttaaccttctttcatgtaaatatgcaagtttgaagtgattttgagctcaaattgcttacaaatgaaaaaaaaccacaataaagaaccatatatatatagtgaacaaaatgagataagacaatggtgaaaaatgagagtatgagattgataacctttacaactgaagaatcgacggagaagtcgaagaaatcgacggaggaatcgaagaatggatggaggaacaatggagggagggaggaagcaagaacactagtgcaatgagcttcaaaatgtgctgagctcggactcggggaggaaggagacggccgggatataaagggggacctttagtcccggttggtggctacaaccgggactaaaggtaactttccaaccccgggcgcagccacggcccgggagtagacctttatttccggttggagccaccaaccgggagtaaaagtatacctttagtcccggttggtggctccaaccgggactaaaggtacctgccacctctgtctggcgcagtagccgttgggcagggatctttagtcccggttggagccaccaaccgggactaaaggtatctctagtcctgggcgcaaaaaattccaggactagagcccattttagccgaggatcaaaagtctgttctctactagtgtttgtTATGCCATTGATGGCAcatgagaagaagaagccgcaTATTCGGGCCCTAAAATTGGAGATGGTGCATGTGAAAGTGGAAAAGAAGGAAATGACGGTGATGACTTGGGTGACGAGGATGGCCCTTCAAAAGTTGGGGATGATATCAAAGGGGATTGTGCTGTGAAATAGTCCGAGGACGTTGCAATAGAAGCGAATGGTGAGATGGACGGTGACAAGGAGGGAGCTCGCGATCCTCCAGGCGGCTCCGCCATCTTAGCCGTCACGACCACCATGAGCTTCTGGCCTTTCCTATCGGCCGGCATCACCGCTGATGAAGTAGAACGACCCAGTTCTACCCAACACGTAGGTCGAGTCGCCGTCGCGCAGCTCGTCTATGGGGTCCTTCCCGTCGCACGCGTCATAGTGGCGCTTGTCCATGACCAGCAAAGAGTCCACGCCTTTCTTGTACTTGAACACTAAAGAAGCACAAAGCACACTTCAAATGCCTGCGATCAATGCAAATACTTGCCGCTCATGACAAAACTGAAGCATCGTCCGACTTTGTACCAAGGGTGTCGGTGACCGTGAAGCGGTGGCGGGCGGCCCAGCGATCGTAGCTCTTGGCCGGCTTGCTGATCCAGCAGTCCTTGTCGCCGACGTAGAACACGTTGCCATGGGAATGCGAGGTGTCCGCCGACGCCGAGGCCGCTACGAACGCCGCGAAACCAATGGATAGAACAAGGCTCATCGCATTACTACTGCAAGGCCCCATTTTCTTGGAGACATCGATTTGTGGAACCTTGTGAGCACGCTGCATGTGTGTTCGACAAAAGGTAGAATGTGGCAAGGGACTGGATCAGTCGATCAAGGCTGTGCATATAAATAAGGCCACAGTGCATACAGAAAGCAGTGCCTGGCAGGGTGTGAAACGAGCTAACAGGCAGCCAGGGGTGAAATTAGCAGCAACGAAGCAGCTTTGTTCGTCTAGCCCACCGGCCATGCATGGCCGCTTTGCGTCGGACGGAGGCGTGCTTGCCGTAACAATCATAGGGGCCGGCCAGGTTGAAGGGAGCGAGGCTGCCACGGATGCACCTTTGCGTGCTAGGTCTGCCGCTCCTTGGATCGGGATGCATGCTGTAGTAGACAACTTGCCGTGGAACTCGGGCGGAAATGCATGGATGTTGCGTTGCCCTGTCCGTTTCGATTTGAGTTAGATTACGCTTGGATGGCTCAGAGACCGAAGCTGCAAACAGTGAGATGATCGTGGCTCAAATTGTTTCATTTTTTCTGAAACCTAAGTTTTAAGCGAAGTCACCACACTTATGCTACTATATACTTAGGCTAAGTCAAAAAATCAAGCCCAGACGTATAAAGGAATTtaattaacttttttttttgagaaacgtcAGCTCATTTTAACTTTTTGTTTCAACTTTTGATCTTCCTTTTTGGCAGTCGGCCTCGTGACtcacttgattttttttttctgggtGGAACTTCAGAAATGGGCCCATCTTCAATCAGCGAAGAGATACTCCTCAAAACATCCTACGGGCCTCCTCAAAACATTCAACTTCTGATCTTCCTTTTGGCAGTCAGCCTTGACGGCTGGGCCTACCGCTTTAAGAACAAGAGAGCCCTCGTTTCAGTTTGGCGCAACTGCAttgcttctttcttcttttgaaacCGTTTAGAGTCTTTATCTGTTGGCTTATCTCTGATGTTGATATGGTCTACACAAAAGTTTTAATTCTCAATATGATCTACACTTTTTTCGAAAgggcggcaaaagctttgccgcggattttattagacgatataaaaagaaaaaaaaagaacaaatataaCTCCCTATTTACACCCAGCGTCCCCTGCTAATCAAAATGGAAACCAGCAAAACGGCAGAAAAAACAACTGCACGAAAGAAAACAGGTAAAAAGACTGAGACTAGAGACACTCCGAAAACAAGAACCCTGGCCCAAACTGGAGAAGAGGTCTATTGCTAGTTCGCCGTATTATGAATTGGAGCCGTCGTCAAAGAAAACTGACTTATATCATCTTTGCACAAACTTGCGACTTGTCTTGGgctcaaacttttttttttgttggaaAGTTCGCCTATTCCTCTCTTTTCAGATATTCCACCAAAAATATATTATGATTCCGTCGAAGCGCCGTCTTTGATTTTTGTCAACTTTTCTCCTACATCTTCGCCAATAATTATGAAGCGACCCAGTTGTGTTTATGGAGCTAAGGTCAGTTAAACTGAACCATATCTTGATCAACTCCCACACTTAGAGCAATCTTTACACAGGTGTGATCTACACTTTGTAGTTTGCAGTTTTTCATTTTGAAAATATTTAGAGCTCTACGTGACTACGTATATAGTTAGatcttaaaatttaaaatttccaAACAACCTCTCGACCACGTCCTAAACATGCAGAAGAGGCATTTCGATCCGATTCTGGTTGCATCCAAAGGCGTTCCATTCTGGTTGCATCCAAAGGCAGACGACCACCCAGTCACCAGAAGAGGCATTTCGATCCGATCAATTGGCACAGCCACTGTGCCAGATGCTCACACAGCTGGCTCCAAGTACCTACGGCTGTACTCTGCACTACTTGAAGGACTTCATGAAGTAATCGAGACTATAGTTTCCTTTGGCTAGGTGGGTGGTTGAAGTCCATGACCACGAACAGTTCGAGAAACAGCCTCTGGCGCGCGCCATTGATTTCTCCCTCTGATTCCAGTCGAGCTCGTACATGTTGATACATCAAtgacaaggccttgtttagattataagttttttcactctctctatcacattaaatctttggacatatgtatgaagtattaaatatagataaaaaaattaattacacagtttgattgtaaattacgagatgaatcttttgaacctagttaggctatgattggacaataattgtcaaatacaaataaaagtgctacagtgccgaaTACCGATTCCATCTAAACAAGACCCAAGTGCCATATCCGTGTCGCTCTTGCACGCCGACGCGCACGCGTCACAGATGGCTAGCTCTGCATCTGTTGCCGCCCTGATGCCACGCCGATCTACACTGCACCCACGCATGGAGAGCCACAGCGATGGTAGCTGAGTGAGAGTAAATTCCTGAACTATCGCAGTAGCTAGCCTGCATTCAAGGAGGAGACTGCAAACTGACCGGGCACCGGCCATTAACGCCACACCTGCGCGCGTCGCGTTGCAGGGCGAGAGCGAGGCACGTATGCATG
Coding sequences within:
- the LOC136455074 gene encoding early nodulin-like protein 4 yields the protein MSLVLSIGFAAFVAASASADTSHSHGNVFYVGDKDCWISKPAKSYDRWAARHRFTVTDTLVFKYKKGVDSLLVMDKRHYDACDGKDPIDELRDGDSTYVLGRTGSFYFISGDAGR